The Natrinema amylolyticum genome includes a region encoding these proteins:
- a CDS encoding winged helix-turn-helix domain-containing protein, whose translation MADPEKVDVNDAVREKWKENTSTFERVRTVIKTTYDGMTASEIADKALVAEGTARGHLEELADSGYVKKTSDPNRGATLYQRSMESLILENAHDILENADTGTILNRVNDMQAEINEYRDRTGVEEPEDIAWDNADLDREELRSWQTTRRNLGFAKVALALDQAEDVVNKRTAV comes from the coding sequence ATGGCTGATCCAGAAAAGGTGGACGTAAACGATGCAGTCAGAGAGAAGTGGAAAGAAAATACATCCACGTTCGAGCGTGTTCGGACTGTGATCAAAACAACGTACGATGGGATGACAGCCAGTGAAATCGCTGACAAAGCGCTGGTTGCAGAGGGGACTGCTCGGGGCCACCTGGAGGAACTCGCTGATAGTGGCTATGTAAAGAAGACGTCGGACCCTAATAGAGGGGCAACACTCTATCAGCGATCGATGGAATCGTTGATCCTCGAGAATGCACATGATATTCTCGAGAATGCTGACACGGGTACCATACTCAACAGGGTCAATGATATGCAGGCAGAGATCAATGAGTATCGCGATCGGACTGGAGTTGAGGAGCCTGAGGATATTGCGTGGGATAATGCCGACCTCGATCGAGAGGAACTCAGGTCGTGGCAGACGACGCGTCGAAACCTTGGGTTCGCGAAGGTGGCACTCGCACTAGATCAGGCGGAAGATGTCGTCAATAAGCGAACTGCGGTGTGA
- a CDS encoding IS6 family transposase — MPKIRRLSGCSDWIDLSFVERERTPRQLMELGIRLHLAGLSLSNTVRELEKFGVERSRKAVHDWVHKCNLQLADDEKPNHVALDETVIQLNEHRYWLYTAVDPETNKILHMRLYSTTTTALTERFLQELTEKHDIDDAVFLVDGAKHLQTALRRSGLRFRYEKHGNRNAAERIFREIKRRTSSFSNCFSHAQPSTAESWLQAFAVWHNATN; from the coding sequence ATGCCAAAAATCCGCCGCCTCAGTGGGTGTAGCGACTGGATCGATTTGAGTTTTGTGGAGCGAGAGCGGACACCGCGCCAGCTAATGGAACTCGGTATTCGACTCCATCTTGCTGGTCTCTCGCTTTCGAATACCGTTCGAGAATTAGAGAAGTTCGGTGTCGAACGCAGTCGCAAGGCAGTCCACGATTGGGTCCACAAGTGCAATCTACAGCTAGCGGATGACGAGAAGCCGAATCACGTCGCGCTCGACGAGACAGTGATTCAACTCAACGAACATCGGTATTGGCTGTACACTGCTGTCGATCCGGAAACGAACAAAATTCTCCATATGAGGCTATATTCAACGACTACGACCGCGTTGACAGAACGGTTCCTGCAGGAACTCACTGAGAAACATGATATCGATGATGCCGTGTTTCTCGTCGATGGAGCAAAACATCTCCAGACTGCACTCCGTCGATCTGGGCTTCGATTTCGATACGAAAAACATGGAAATCGGAACGCTGCTGAACGTATCTTCCGTGAGATAAAACGACGTACTTCTTCGTTCTCAAACTGTTTCAGTCACGCACAACCGTCAACAGCTGAATCGTGGCTCCAAGCCTTCGCCGTCTGGCACAATGCTACAAACTAA